From the genome of Bordetella sp. H567, one region includes:
- a CDS encoding UxaA family hydrolase — MNAIDNPVIRIHPADNVVIARRQLLGGTRLPAEDVTVVGLIPPGHKIAVRAIPAGSPVRRYNQIIGIARSDIAAGQHVHTHNLEFSEFQRDYAVGRDAHPTAYVETPATFEGIVRPDGRVATRNYIGVLTSVNCSATVARAIADHFRRDINPGALADYPNVDGVVALTHGAGCATSSEGEPLKVLRRTLGGYARHPNFAGLMLVGLGCETNQIGGLMEQEGLTQSRQLQTFNIQDTGGTRKTVARGIELVEWMLEEANRVRRTPVPASHITVGLQCGGSDGYSGISANPALGAAVDLLVRHGGTAILSETPEIYGGEHLLTRRAVSPAVAEKLIARLRWWEDYCRRNDAEMDNNPSAGNKAGGLTTILEKSLGAIAKSGTTNLVDVYEYAEPVTARGLVFMDTPGYDPVSATGQVAGGANLICFTTGRGSAYGCAPAPSLKLSTNTALWDRQEDDIDIDCGAIVEGGATVAEMGERIFQLMLATASGRTTKSEAHGYGQNEFVPWQLGAVM, encoded by the coding sequence GTGAACGCCATCGACAACCCGGTCATCCGTATCCACCCGGCCGACAATGTCGTGATCGCGCGGCGCCAGCTGCTGGGCGGCACGCGCCTGCCGGCGGAAGACGTCACCGTGGTGGGCCTGATACCACCCGGCCACAAGATCGCCGTGCGCGCCATTCCGGCTGGTTCGCCCGTGCGCCGCTACAACCAGATCATCGGCATCGCGCGCAGCGACATCGCCGCCGGCCAGCACGTCCACACCCATAACCTGGAGTTCAGCGAATTCCAGCGCGACTATGCGGTGGGGCGAGATGCCCATCCCACCGCCTATGTCGAGACGCCCGCCACCTTCGAGGGCATCGTGCGGCCCGACGGCCGCGTCGCGACGCGCAACTACATCGGCGTCCTGACGTCCGTCAATTGCTCGGCCACCGTCGCGCGCGCCATCGCCGACCACTTCCGCCGCGACATCAATCCGGGCGCGCTGGCCGACTACCCCAACGTCGACGGGGTGGTCGCGCTGACCCATGGCGCCGGCTGCGCCACCAGCAGCGAAGGCGAACCCTTGAAGGTATTGCGCCGGACCCTGGGCGGCTATGCGCGCCATCCCAACTTCGCCGGCCTGATGCTGGTGGGCCTGGGCTGCGAAACCAATCAGATCGGCGGGCTGATGGAGCAGGAAGGCCTGACGCAAAGCCGGCAGCTGCAGACCTTCAACATCCAGGATACCGGGGGCACCCGCAAGACCGTGGCGCGCGGCATCGAGCTGGTCGAATGGATGCTCGAAGAGGCCAACCGCGTGCGGCGCACGCCCGTGCCGGCCAGCCACATCACGGTCGGCCTGCAATGCGGCGGCTCCGACGGCTATTCCGGCATCAGCGCCAATCCGGCGCTGGGCGCCGCGGTCGACCTGCTGGTGCGCCACGGCGGCACGGCCATCCTGTCCGAGACCCCTGAAATCTACGGTGGCGAGCACCTGCTCACGCGCCGCGCCGTATCGCCCGCCGTGGCGGAAAAGCTGATCGCGCGGCTGCGCTGGTGGGAGGATTATTGCCGCCGCAACGACGCCGAAATGGACAACAACCCGTCCGCCGGCAACAAGGCCGGCGGCCTGACCACCATCCTGGAGAAGTCCCTGGGCGCCATCGCGAAAAGCGGCACGACGAACCTGGTCGACGTCTACGAATATGCCGAACCCGTGACGGCGCGCGGCCTGGTCTTCATGGACACGCCGGGCTACGACCCCGTGTCGGCGACCGGTCAGGTGGCCGGCGGCGCCAACCTGATCTGCTTTACCACCGGCCGGGGCTCGGCCTACGGCTGTGCGCCGGCGCCATCGCTGAAGCTCTCCACCAACACGGCCTTGTGGGACCGCCAGGAAGATGACATCGACATCGACTGCGGCGCCATCGTCGAAGGGGGCGCGACCGTGGCGGAAATGGGCGAACGCATCTTCCAGCTGATGCTGGCCACGGCCTCGGGCCGCACGACCAAGAGCGAAGCCCACGGCTACGGGCAGAACGAGTTCGTGCCGTGGCAGCTGGGCGCCGTGATGTAA
- the manD gene encoding D-mannonate dehydratase ManD, producing the protein MKITSARVIVCSPGRNFVTLKIETDEGLTGIGDATLNGRELSVASYLSDHVIPCLIGRDAHQIEDIWQFLYRGAYWRKGPVTMTAIAAVDTALWDIKAKAANLPLYQLLGGKSRTGVMVYGHANGRDIEETADEVLRYRDMGYRAIRAQSGVPGLQSVYGVGRGRMFYEPADASLPSEHDWSTEKYLDHTPKLFEKIRDAVGWDVHLLHDVHHRLTPIEAGRLGKSLEPYRLFWIEDPTPAENQDAFRLIRQHTVTPLAVGEIFSTVWDCKDLIQNQLIDYIRATVVHAGGITHLRRIADLAALYQVRTGCHGATDLSPVCMGAALHFDIAIPNFGVQEYMRHTEETDAVFPHAYRFEDGMMVPGDVPGHGVEIDEALADKYPYQRAYLPVNRLAHDGTLWNW; encoded by the coding sequence ATGAAGATCACCTCCGCACGCGTCATCGTCTGCAGCCCGGGCCGCAATTTCGTGACGCTGAAGATCGAAACCGACGAAGGCCTGACCGGCATCGGCGACGCCACCCTGAACGGGCGCGAGCTGTCCGTGGCCAGCTATCTGTCCGACCATGTCATTCCCTGCCTGATCGGGCGGGACGCCCACCAGATCGAGGATATCTGGCAGTTCCTGTATCGCGGGGCCTACTGGCGCAAGGGCCCCGTCACCATGACCGCCATCGCGGCCGTCGACACGGCGCTGTGGGACATCAAGGCCAAGGCCGCCAACCTGCCGCTGTACCAGCTGCTGGGCGGCAAGAGCCGCACCGGCGTCATGGTCTACGGCCATGCCAATGGCCGCGACATCGAGGAAACCGCCGACGAAGTGCTGCGCTATCGCGATATGGGCTACCGCGCCATTCGCGCCCAGAGCGGGGTGCCGGGGCTGCAATCGGTCTATGGCGTGGGCCGCGGCCGCATGTTCTACGAACCCGCGGATGCATCGCTGCCGTCCGAGCACGACTGGTCCACGGAAAAATACCTGGACCACACGCCCAAGCTGTTCGAGAAGATCCGCGATGCCGTGGGCTGGGACGTGCACCTGCTGCACGACGTCCATCATCGCTTGACGCCCATCGAGGCCGGCCGGCTGGGTAAATCCCTGGAGCCCTATCGTTTGTTCTGGATCGAGGACCCGACCCCCGCCGAGAACCAGGACGCCTTCCGCCTGATCCGCCAGCATACCGTCACGCCGCTGGCCGTCGGCGAGATCTTCAGCACGGTATGGGACTGCAAGGACCTGATCCAGAACCAGCTGATCGACTATATCCGCGCCACCGTCGTGCATGCCGGCGGTATCACGCACCTGCGGCGCATCGCCGATCTTGCCGCCTTGTACCAGGTGCGCACGGGCTGCCACGGCGCCACCGACCTGTCGCCGGTCTGCATGGGGGCCGCGCTGCACTTCGACATCGCCATACCGAATTTCGGCGTGCAGGAATACATGCGCCACACCGAGGAAACCGATGCCGTCTTTCCCCATGCGTATCGCTTCGAGGATGGCATGATGGTGCCCGGCGATGTGCCCGGGCATGGCGTGGAGATCGACGAAGCGCTGGCGGACAAGTATCCCTACCAGCGTGCCTATCTGCCGGTGAACCGGCTCGCTCACGACGGAACCTTATGGAATTGGTAG
- a CDS encoding Ldh family oxidoreductase: MRHCNADALIDWGAACLRAHDVPDDDARRVAHSLVQTSLWGIDSHGIARLPHYLNRLAHGSILARPAIIVTRSGAATAHVQGGQGLGIVVAHRANRVAMDIAAECGVAAVGVSDSSHCGAIGLYTRDAARAGMIGIGFTHSDSIAAPFGGHVPFLGTNPISIAFPRADGEPVCLDMATTSIPWNRVMNVRREGGTLPEGVALDAQGADAQDAQDARALRPLGGPSYGHKGYALALMIELLCGPLNGNPYGPHISPMYEQLQLPRRLGAFFIVIDPMRFAGGPTLAATIEQMARELAEQPGGPRMPGDPERDAAARREAEGIPIEPGLWSEMSTWSECLRVPLPSARDGRQRGPEL, encoded by the coding sequence ATGCGTCACTGCAATGCCGATGCGCTTATCGATTGGGGCGCGGCCTGCCTGCGCGCGCACGACGTCCCGGACGACGATGCGCGTCGCGTCGCGCACAGCCTGGTCCAGACCAGCCTGTGGGGCATCGATTCCCATGGCATCGCGCGCCTGCCGCATTATCTGAACCGGCTGGCGCACGGATCCATCCTGGCGCGGCCGGCCATCATCGTTACCCGTAGCGGCGCCGCGACCGCCCACGTCCAGGGCGGGCAGGGGCTGGGGATCGTCGTCGCGCATCGCGCGAACCGCGTGGCCATGGACATCGCCGCCGAATGCGGGGTGGCCGCGGTAGGCGTGTCCGACTCGTCGCACTGCGGCGCCATCGGCCTGTACACGCGCGATGCCGCGCGGGCCGGCATGATAGGCATAGGCTTCACGCATTCCGATTCCATCGCCGCGCCATTCGGCGGGCACGTGCCCTTCCTGGGCACCAATCCCATTTCCATTGCCTTTCCACGCGCGGACGGCGAGCCGGTCTGCCTGGACATGGCCACGACATCCATCCCGTGGAATCGCGTCATGAACGTCCGGCGCGAGGGGGGAACGCTGCCCGAAGGCGTCGCGCTGGATGCGCAGGGCGCCGACGCTCAGGATGCCCAGGATGCGCGCGCCTTGCGTCCGCTGGGCGGGCCGTCGTACGGACACAAGGGATACGCGCTGGCGTTGATGATCGAGTTGCTGTGCGGGCCCTTGAACGGCAATCCCTACGGCCCGCATATCTCGCCGATGTATGAACAACTGCAGCTGCCGCGCCGTCTGGGCGCCTTTTTCATCGTCATCGACCCGATGCGGTTTGCCGGCGGGCCGACGCTGGCGGCCACGATCGAGCAAATGGCACGTGAGTTGGCGGAACAGCCTGGCGGGCCCCGCATGCCGGGCGACCCCGAACGCGACGCAGCCGCGCGACGGGAGGCGGAGGGTATCCCCATCGAGCCGGGCTTGTGGAGCGAGATGAGCACGTGGAGCGAGTGCCTGCGTGTGCCGCTGCCCTCGGCGCGGGACGGGCGCCAGCGCGGGCCCGAGCTGTAG
- a CDS encoding FUSC family protein, with protein sequence MDTESPAGPRRSPFSFALFHLQDPLRRMAIALRHLGSPYQRYRHARALHGIRVALALLATLLLSQGLDLPHGVWATVSMLTVIGGIQHHGNIRKKAMERGLGTLLGAVVGLLLIVLDQYGGSHAVTFTAMSLIAGLCAYHAIGRGGYVALLTAITMMIVAGQGEDSMTTGLWRTLQVCIGIAVALAFSFALPLNASYAWRYNLALNLRRVERLIRRLQADQPLTAEVRSAVFADLSRRSIQVRGLMASAAKEMNITSALMESIQHHHRAIVASLEMISSARLNAPREVQLALSRAFRGEQGKAMRLGLLSIARALRAGDTSGLHASAALAGLSTTVSDAPAGGLADQVPPYGGTAFDAAEEDGNAMVLPAAMQGPDWVMRETATQIDQLRLGVLGLPRQRN encoded by the coding sequence ATGGACACGGAATCGCCCGCCGGGCCCCGCCGTTCCCCGTTTTCCTTCGCCCTGTTCCATCTGCAGGACCCGCTGCGGCGCATGGCCATCGCGCTGCGTCACCTGGGTTCGCCCTACCAGCGCTATCGCCACGCGCGCGCCTTGCATGGGATACGCGTCGCGCTGGCGCTGCTGGCGACGCTGCTGCTGTCCCAGGGGCTGGACCTGCCACATGGCGTATGGGCGACGGTTTCCATGCTGACCGTGATCGGCGGCATCCAGCATCACGGCAACATACGCAAGAAGGCGATGGAGCGCGGGCTGGGCACCCTGCTGGGCGCCGTGGTGGGCCTGCTGCTGATCGTGTTGGACCAATACGGCGGCTCGCACGCGGTGACCTTCACCGCCATGTCGCTGATCGCCGGACTATGCGCCTATCACGCCATCGGCCGCGGGGGCTATGTCGCCCTGCTGACCGCCATCACGATGATGATCGTCGCCGGCCAGGGCGAGGACTCCATGACAACGGGGCTGTGGCGCACGCTGCAGGTGTGTATCGGCATCGCCGTCGCGCTGGCCTTTTCCTTCGCACTGCCGCTGAATGCCAGCTATGCCTGGCGCTACAACCTGGCGCTGAACCTGCGCCGCGTGGAACGCCTTATCCGCCGCCTGCAGGCGGACCAGCCGCTGACCGCCGAGGTACGCAGCGCTGTCTTCGCCGATCTCAGCAGGCGGTCGATACAGGTCCGCGGGCTGATGGCTTCCGCTGCCAAGGAAATGAACATAACGTCCGCGCTGATGGAGAGCATCCAGCATCACCATCGGGCCATCGTGGCATCGCTGGAGATGATATCCAGTGCCCGGCTGAACGCGCCGCGGGAAGTCCAGCTGGCTTTGTCGCGTGCATTCCGCGGCGAGCAGGGAAAGGCGATGAGGCTAGGGCTGTTATCGATCGCGCGGGCGCTGCGCGCGGGCGATACGTCGGGGCTGCACGCGAGTGCGGCGCTCGCCGGCCTGTCCACCACCGTAAGCGATGCGCCGGCCGGCGGGCTCGCCGATCAGGTCCCGCCGTATGGCGGAACGGCATTCGATGCGGCGGAGGAAGACGGGAACGCCATGGTCCTGCCGGCGGCTATGCAAGGCCCGGATTGGGTCATGCGCGAGACGGCCACGCAGATCGATCAATTGAGACTCGGCGTGCTTGGATTGCCCCGGCAGCGCAACTAG
- a CDS encoding YihY/virulence factor BrkB family protein, with amino-acid sequence MSYLSRLRTHPPVLVRLLIASGKQWSEHRASSKGAALALYTIFSLAPMLILVIAVAGAFFGEQAVRSELVGQLRDLMGDRGAEVIQIVLASAHESGSGLVATVISLCVLVFSATTAFAELKESLDELWEVRGQRRSGVHGMVRSRLLSFGLVLVLALFLLISLTVNAALSAAHDYYGVLWTNSAFAVIAEGLSSVFSFAVVAALFAVIYKLLPNVVIPWRHVLPGAVVTAALFLLGKWGIGLYLGRGAVASAYGAAGSVVALLLWIYYSAQIFFFGAVFTRQYALYMSRAEASGAPVR; translated from the coding sequence ATGTCCTATCTATCACGTCTACGGACCCATCCGCCGGTACTCGTGCGCCTGCTGATCGCCTCGGGCAAGCAATGGTCCGAGCACCGCGCCTCCAGCAAGGGCGCGGCCCTGGCCCTGTACACCATCTTCTCGCTGGCGCCCATGCTGATCCTGGTGATCGCGGTGGCCGGCGCGTTTTTCGGCGAGCAGGCGGTGCGGTCCGAACTGGTCGGCCAGCTGCGCGACCTGATGGGCGACCGCGGCGCGGAAGTGATCCAGATCGTGCTGGCGAGCGCGCACGAATCGGGCAGCGGCCTGGTCGCGACGGTGATATCCCTCTGCGTGCTGGTGTTCAGCGCCACCACCGCCTTCGCGGAACTGAAGGAAAGCCTGGACGAGTTGTGGGAAGTGCGTGGCCAGCGGCGCAGCGGCGTGCATGGGATGGTGCGCAGCCGCCTGTTGTCCTTCGGCCTGGTGCTGGTGCTCGCCTTGTTCCTGCTGATCTCGCTGACGGTGAACGCCGCCCTGAGCGCGGCGCATGACTACTACGGCGTCCTGTGGACGAATTCGGCCTTCGCGGTGATCGCCGAAGGATTGTCCAGCGTGTTCTCCTTCGCGGTGGTGGCCGCGCTGTTCGCGGTGATCTACAAGCTGCTGCCCAATGTGGTGATTCCCTGGAGGCACGTACTGCCGGGCGCGGTGGTCACGGCCGCCCTCTTCCTGCTGGGCAAATGGGGCATCGGCCTGTACCTGGGCCGGGGCGCTGTGGCCTCGGCCTACGGGGCCGCGGGATCGGTGGTCGCGCTGCTGCTGTGGATCTACTATTCGGCGCAGATCTTCTTCTTCGGCGCGGTCTTCACCCGCCAATACGCCCTGTACATGAGCCGCGCGGAAGCTTCCGGCGCGCCTGTGCGCTGA
- a CDS encoding hydrolase → MPQDSPITDSASLARALYDLGPGIIYASRRDPRLSYCTYVPPHIAQARRPMQLVVIVHGTGRAFIEYRDAFAEFARWNDCVVLCPLFPAGVLGDGNRDGFKHLREGDIRYDEVLLDMVDEVAGKFGCDFSRFLLFGYSGGGQFVNRFAVLHPQRLRAVSIGAPGSVTLLDADKDWWVGTRDMAARFGKRLDLDALRRVAVHMVVGKADLETWEITHQPGGKYYMPGCNDAGRTRPERLASLRRSFEAAGVAVEMDVVDNVPHDGLKVVDIVQDFFAKVLRQDRGES, encoded by the coding sequence ATGCCCCAAGATTCCCCCATCACCGACAGCGCCAGCCTGGCGCGTGCCCTCTACGACCTGGGCCCCGGGATCATCTACGCGTCGCGCCGCGACCCGCGGCTCTCCTATTGCACCTACGTGCCGCCGCATATCGCCCAGGCGCGGCGCCCGATGCAGCTGGTGGTCATCGTCCACGGCACGGGCCGCGCCTTCATCGAGTACCGCGATGCCTTCGCCGAATTCGCCCGCTGGAACGATTGCGTGGTGCTGTGCCCACTGTTTCCGGCGGGTGTGCTGGGCGACGGCAACCGCGACGGCTTCAAGCATCTGCGCGAGGGCGATATCCGCTACGACGAGGTGCTGCTGGACATGGTGGACGAAGTGGCCGGCAAGTTCGGCTGCGATTTCAGCCGTTTCCTGCTGTTCGGCTATTCGGGCGGTGGGCAGTTCGTCAATCGTTTCGCCGTGCTGCATCCGCAGCGGCTGCGCGCGGTTTCCATTGGTGCGCCCGGCTCGGTCACGCTGCTGGACGCGGACAAGGACTGGTGGGTGGGCACGCGCGACATGGCCGCGCGCTTCGGCAAGCGGCTGGACCTGGACGCGCTGCGCCGGGTGGCGGTGCACATGGTGGTCGGCAAGGCGGACCTGGAAACCTGGGAAATCACCCACCAGCCCGGCGGTAAGTACTACATGCCGGGCTGCAACGATGCCGGACGCACGCGCCCCGAGCGGCTGGCCAGCCTGCGCCGGTCCTTCGAGGCCGCCGGCGTGGCCGTGGAGATGGACGTGGTCGACAATGTGCCGCACGACGGGTTGAAGGTCGTGGATATCGTCCAGGACTTCTTCGCCAAGGTGCTGCGGCAGGACCGCGGCGAATCATGA
- a CDS encoding ABC transporter permease, translating into MLRFALTRIAMTLPTLLIVAVAVFVMIRLIPGDPAQLMLGDLADPASLADLRARLGLDQTWAVQFGIWFRNMLHGDLGVSITTGQHVLGLVWDRFVVSAQVVLAAVLCASVVAVPAGMIAAWKQNALPDVMLVGGATLLVSIPTFWGGLLLLLFFGVKLQWLPVVGYVSVSSDWQAGLLYLVMPVLTLFLHEIGVIMRMARASTLEVLRLDYITHARAKGLSERTVLMRHAFKNAFGPTWTLIGLVLGNLLGGIAVVETVFTIPGLGRLLVDSIFGRDYPVIQGCLLFVAVIYVVVNLVVDLCYPIFDPRVAVE; encoded by the coding sequence ATGCTGCGTTTCGCGCTGACCCGTATCGCCATGACGCTGCCCACGCTGCTGATCGTCGCGGTGGCGGTATTCGTGATGATCCGGCTGATCCCGGGCGACCCCGCGCAACTGATGCTGGGTGATCTGGCCGATCCCGCCAGCCTGGCGGACCTGCGCGCGCGGCTGGGGCTGGACCAGACCTGGGCCGTCCAGTTCGGGATCTGGTTCCGCAACATGCTGCATGGCGACCTGGGCGTGTCCATCACCACCGGCCAGCACGTGCTGGGGCTGGTGTGGGACCGCTTCGTGGTCAGCGCGCAGGTGGTGCTGGCGGCCGTGCTTTGCGCGAGCGTGGTCGCCGTGCCCGCCGGCATGATCGCGGCATGGAAGCAGAATGCACTGCCGGACGTGATGCTGGTGGGCGGGGCCACGCTGCTGGTCTCGATTCCCACCTTCTGGGGCGGCCTGCTGCTGCTGCTTTTCTTCGGCGTCAAGCTGCAATGGCTGCCGGTGGTGGGCTATGTGTCGGTGTCCAGCGACTGGCAGGCCGGATTGCTGTACCTCGTCATGCCGGTGCTCACCCTGTTCCTGCACGAGATCGGCGTCATCATGCGCATGGCGCGCGCCAGCACGCTCGAAGTCCTGCGGCTGGACTACATCACCCACGCACGCGCCAAGGGCCTGTCCGAACGCACGGTCCTGATGCGCCATGCCTTCAAGAACGCCTTCGGCCCGACCTGGACGCTGATCGGCCTGGTGCTGGGCAATCTGCTGGGCGGCATCGCGGTGGTGGAAACGGTGTTCACCATCCCGGGGCTGGGCCGGCTGCTGGTCGATTCCATCTTCGGGCGCGATTATCCCGTGATACAGGGGTGCCTGCTGTTCGTGGCGGTCATCTACGTGGTCGTCAACCTCGTCGTCGACCTGTGCTATCCCATCTTCGACCCCAGGGTGGCCGTGGAATGA
- a CDS encoding ABC transporter permease, which produces MKKRMAANALVGGVLVGIVLVTAIVGVAWTPYDPLKINFVARLHAPGGAFPLGTDEFGRDELSRLMAGASASVWISLLTVGFALLAGTCVGVLTGFVRGWTDRIIMAFNNALLAFPGLLLALGLLAVVGANKYGIILALGLAYTPSVARIVRGTVLSLREKEFIEASRVLGNSELYTMGRHVLPNCVAPLTVLATSMFGWVVLAESALSFLGLGVPPPAPTWGNMLSAARPFLSQAPYLSILPGLCIALTLLGINLLGDAVRDRLDPRMRGMQ; this is translated from the coding sequence ATGAAAAAACGCATGGCAGCCAATGCGCTGGTGGGCGGCGTCCTTGTCGGCATCGTCCTGGTCACCGCCATCGTCGGCGTCGCGTGGACGCCCTACGATCCGCTGAAGATCAACTTCGTGGCGCGCCTGCACGCGCCCGGCGGGGCGTTCCCGCTGGGGACAGACGAGTTTGGCCGCGACGAGTTGTCGCGGCTGATGGCCGGGGCTTCGGCCAGCGTGTGGATCAGTCTGCTGACGGTGGGCTTCGCACTGCTGGCCGGCACCTGCGTCGGTGTGCTGACCGGCTTCGTGCGGGGCTGGACCGACCGCATCATCATGGCCTTCAACAACGCGCTGCTGGCCTTTCCCGGACTGCTGCTGGCGCTGGGCCTGCTGGCCGTGGTGGGCGCCAACAAGTACGGCATCATCCTGGCGCTGGGGCTGGCCTACACGCCGTCGGTGGCCCGTATCGTGCGCGGCACCGTGCTGTCGCTGCGCGAGAAGGAATTCATCGAGGCCTCGCGCGTGCTTGGCAACTCCGAGCTCTATACCATGGGCCGCCACGTGCTGCCCAATTGCGTGGCGCCCCTGACCGTGCTGGCCACCTCCATGTTCGGCTGGGTGGTGCTGGCCGAAAGCGCCTTGTCCTTCCTGGGCCTTGGCGTCCCGCCTCCCGCGCCCACCTGGGGCAACATGCTGTCGGCCGCGCGGCCCTTCCTGTCCCAGGCGCCCTACCTTTCCATCCTGCCCGGCCTGTGCATCGCCCTGACGCTGCTGGGCATCAACCTGCTGGGCGACGCCGTGCGCGATCGCCTGGATCCGCGCATGCGGGGCATGCAATGA
- a CDS encoding ABC transporter ATP-binding protein, whose translation MSGPAQALVSVQGLTLAVGQGGREIVRDVSFDIAPGEMVGIVGESGSGKTQAARAILGLTPPPLVRVGGRILVEGTDITRATPAVLRRLRGARIGMVFQEPMTSLNPSMTIGRQLEEGLALHRRDLGTSERRRRILDMLARVGLRDPEGALAAWPHEFSGGMRQRMMLASVMLLAPALLVADEPTTALDAVVQRDVLELMVGLTREHGTAVLMISHDLPMVARYTERVVVMSQGEVVESGTTTDLLARPRHPYTRKLLQAMPRRMPARLPAREPPVVEVRQLVVDYAGRQRMFSRTAAKRALQGISLAVHPREVVAVVGGSGSGKTTLGRAIAGLVMPSEGQILFRGQAIDRGHAAWNDYRLNCQMVFQDPYSSLDPRMTIAQLVGEALRLVPGLSAADKIRRVREALDEVGLSPEHGARYPHELSGGQRQRVAIARAVVRRPSFVIADEPVSALDVTVRAQILDLFAELQRKHGFSCLFISHDLGVVEQVADRVIVMQDGAIVEQGTRDQIFDAPQQDYTRRLLAAIPVLVSTDSGGVRLKWRFAEPSAAAATSAVA comes from the coding sequence ATGAGCGGCCCCGCGCAAGCGCTGGTCAGCGTGCAAGGGCTGACGCTGGCGGTGGGGCAGGGCGGCCGCGAGATCGTCCGCGATGTCTCCTTCGACATCGCGCCGGGCGAGATGGTCGGCATCGTCGGCGAATCCGGCAGCGGCAAGACGCAAGCCGCGCGGGCCATCCTGGGCCTGACCCCGCCGCCGCTGGTGCGCGTCGGCGGCCGCATCCTGGTCGAGGGCACGGACATCACACGCGCCACGCCGGCCGTGCTGCGGCGGCTGCGGGGCGCGCGCATCGGCATGGTGTTCCAGGAACCCATGACCTCGCTCAATCCGTCCATGACGATAGGACGCCAGTTGGAAGAGGGGCTGGCCCTGCATCGCCGCGACCTGGGCACGAGCGAACGCCGCCGGCGCATCCTGGACATGCTGGCGCGCGTGGGCCTGCGCGATCCGGAAGGCGCCCTGGCGGCGTGGCCCCATGAGTTTTCCGGGGGCATGCGCCAGCGCATGATGCTGGCCTCCGTGATGCTGCTGGCGCCGGCGCTGCTGGTGGCCGACGAACCGACCACCGCGCTGGACGCGGTCGTGCAGCGCGACGTCCTGGAGTTGATGGTGGGCCTGACGCGGGAACACGGCACCGCGGTCCTCATGATCAGCCACGACCTGCCCATGGTCGCGCGCTACACCGAACGCGTCGTCGTCATGTCGCAGGGCGAGGTCGTCGAAAGCGGCACTACCACCGACCTGCTGGCGCGGCCGCGGCATCCCTATACCCGCAAGCTGCTGCAGGCCATGCCGCGTCGCATGCCGGCGCGGCTGCCCGCGCGCGAGCCGCCGGTGGTCGAGGTGCGCCAACTGGTGGTGGACTATGCGGGGCGCCAGCGCATGTTCTCGCGCACGGCCGCCAAGCGCGCCCTGCAGGGTATTTCGCTGGCCGTGCACCCGCGGGAGGTCGTCGCCGTGGTGGGTGGCTCGGGCTCGGGCAAGACCACGTTGGGCCGCGCCATCGCCGGATTGGTCATGCCGTCGGAAGGCCAGATCCTGTTCCGTGGCCAGGCCATCGATCGCGGCCACGCTGCCTGGAACGACTACCGCCTGAATTGCCAGATGGTCTTCCAGGACCCCTATTCATCGCTGGACCCGCGCATGACCATCGCGCAGCTGGTTGGCGAAGCGCTGCGGCTGGTCCCGGGGCTGAGCGCCGCCGACAAGATTCGCCGCGTACGCGAAGCGCTGGACGAAGTGGGCCTGTCACCCGAACATGGCGCGCGCTATCCCCACGAGCTATCCGGCGGGCAACGCCAGCGGGTCGCCATCGCGCGCGCCGTCGTGCGCCGGCCGTCCTTCGTGATCGCTGACGAGCCCGTATCCGCGCTGGACGTCACGGTGCGCGCGCAGATCCTGGACCTGTTTGCCGAGCTGCAGCGCAAGCACGGCTTCAGCTGCCTGTTCATCAGCCACGACCTTGGCGTGGTCGAGCAGGTGGCCGACCGCGTGATCGTCATGCAGGACGGGGCCATCGTGGAGCAGGGCACGCGCGACCAGATCTTCGATGCGCCCCAGCAGGACTACACGCGGCGTTTGCTGGCGGCGATTCCCGTGCTGGTGTCGACGGACAGCGGCGGCGTGCGCTTGAAATGGCGTTTCGCCGAGCCGTCGGCGGCGGCCGCGACATCCGCGGTCGCGTGA